In Arachis hypogaea cultivar Tifrunner chromosome 2, arahy.Tifrunner.gnm2.J5K5, whole genome shotgun sequence, a genomic segment contains:
- the LOC140176543 gene encoding protein MAIN-LIKE 1-like, with amino-acid sequence MFDVVSNGCMLRDFVIHVLQPSRVISAVRRQQNMPLHDRIIPYLETAGLYHLARLNSQWFWVDEALLSAFIERWRPETHTFHMPFGECTITLQDVAYQLGLPIDGAPVSGCLTEFENLMEHGRPAWVWFRELFGELPPQSKVKQMTVCYTWFHERYRVLPADATNETVCVYARAYILMLLSSQLFADKNANRVHLRWLPYLASLDDLGRYSWGSAALAWWATFVPRNDAGA; translated from the exons atgtTTGATGTTGTTAGTAATGGGTGTATGTTAAGGGATTTTGTTATCCATGTTTTGCAGCCTAGTAGGGTTATTAGCGCCGTTAGGAGGCAACAGAATATGCCCTTACATGACCGGATTATACCGTATCTAGAGACCGCGGGCTTGTATCATCTGGCTAGGCTAAACAGTCAGTGGTTCTGGGTTGATGAGGCTCTCCTTAGCGCATTTATTGAGCGGTGGCGTCCGGAGACCCACACGTTCCACATGCCGTTTGGTGAGTGCACCATTACTTTGCAGGATGTCGCATATCAGCTGGGTTTGCCGATTGATGGTGCGCCCGTTAGTGGGTGCCTGACTGAGTTTGAGAATCTGATGGAACACGGTAGACCAGCATGGGTGTGGTTCCGGGAGTTGTTTGGGGAGTTACCTCCACAGAGTAAAGTGAAGCAGATGACAGTGTGCTACACATGGTTCCACGAGAGGTACCGGGTTCTCCCTGCAGATGCTACTAATGAGACCGTGTGTGTATACGCACGTGCTTATATCCTGATGCTGTTGTCGTCTCAGCTGTTTGCGGACAAGAACGCAAACCGGGTCCACCTTCGCTGGTTGCCTTATTTGGCATCATTGGACGACTTGGGCAGATATAGCTGGGGATCGGCTGCACTGGCATG GTGGGCGACATTTGTGCCGAGGAACGATGCAGGGGCATAG
- the LOC114924626 gene encoding uncharacterized protein yields the protein MLVNVAYAKTKAEFYYWFDIMRTENPAMCDWANRMEYDKWTQHEDGGRRFGHMTTNISECVNSVLKGTRNLPVTSLVKSTYGRLAQLFVVRGQTADAQHGSGHEFCQALVKAIDRNLRDSRCFTVTLYDRHQSEYTVAETTPTGSFSLGSYRVSLKDHRCDCGHFQALHYPCCHAIACCAYSRLNWASYVHEVYRMNEVFNVYRQGFLPRILEGLLPPYAGPTIIPDPNMRRDKEGRPKATRIRGSMDQSQENQPKRCGLCRQDGHMRRNCHQRRQSGGGDA from the coding sequence ATGTTGGTGAATGTTGCCTACGCAAAGACTAAAGCTGAGTTTTACTACTGGTTTGACATCATGCGGACTGAGAATCCAGCAATGTGTGACTGGGCCAACCGGATGGAGTATGACAAATGGACCCAACATGAGGATGGTGGTCGACGGTTCGGGCACATGACCACAAACATCAGTGAGTGTGTGAACTCCGTGCTAAAGGGAACTCGCAACCTCCCGGTCACATCGTTGGTGAAGTCAACTTACGGGAGGCTTGCTCAGCTATTTGTGGTACGGGGACAAACAGCAGACGCACAACACGGATCTGGGCATGAATTCTGTCAGGCATTGGTCAAGGCTATTGATCGGAACCTCAGAGACTCTAGGTGCTTCACTGTGACGTTATACGACAGGCATCAGTCCGAGTACACCGTCGCAGAGACAACACCAACCGGGAGCTTCTCGCTGGGTAGCTATAGAGTTTCCCTTAAGGATCACCGATGCGACTGTGGCCACTTTCAGGCGCTGCATTATCCTTGTTGCCACGCCATTGCGTGTTGCGCCTACTCCCGGCTTAACTGGGCGTCATATGTTCACGAGGTGTATCGTATGAATGAGGTGTTCAATGTTTACAGGCAGGGGTTTCTCCCACGTATCCTTGAAGGACTATTGCCTCCATATGCTGGGCCTACCATCATTCCTGACCCTAATATGCGGCGTGATAAGGAAGGTCGTCCAAAGGCAACCAGGATCCGTGGAAGTATGGATCAGTCTCAGGAGAACCAGCCAAAGCGTTGTGGGCTATGCCGTCAGGATGGGCATATGCGGAGGAACTGTCACCAGCGAAGACAGAGTGGTGGAGGGGATGCCTAG